Proteins encoded by one window of Carassius auratus strain Wakin chromosome 24, ASM336829v1, whole genome shotgun sequence:
- the LOC113042721 gene encoding tetratricopeptide repeat protein 21A-like — MNEALIQCLLSSTSDLDEAVAGDRALYYTALLFWILELDLRARTCVGKMLKPYESSPEGLILKGWMMLTSDTEEDRPQAIRYFDSGVQDTGIVFGLMGKMEHDETSPIRSSSLIQTSSRRSSGLDVPQCFCLTCAEFWREMNVKERLQALMSAVEISEPCNPSMHLEITAAISRLIQFIRLFLSFNRFSKSGLFIKTRSGSVCVPKVWTHPRDPADADSVCASDVFCELGYLLNHQNKYQEVFKCYSTALKTEPECSSALLGTHEAVQRFKDTPEETRLVLAYVDLALVRDDVDAAVVMLQNIFIQAREKMAQIYLERKHKEKLYITCYKEISERLPGPRTRILLADAFMKIHSLQSIR; from the exons ATGAATGAAGCTTTGATTCAGTGTCTCCTCTCATCCACATCAGATCTAGATGAAGCTGTGGCCGGAGACAGAGCCTTGTATTACACAGCACTGCTCTTCTGGATCCTGGAGCTCGATCTCAGAGCCAGGACATGTGTTGGAAAGATGCTGAAACCCTATGAAAGCTCCCCGGAG GGGCTTATTCTGAAGGGCTGGATGATGTTGACCTCTGACACGGAAGAGGACAGACCTCAGGCTATACGCTACTTTGACAGCGGTGTTCAGGACACTGGGATTGTATTTGGACTCATGGGAAAA ATGGAGCATGATGAAACATCGCCGATCAGATCCTCGTCTCTCATCCAGACTTCATCCCGGCGCTCCTC AGGTTTAGATGTTCCTCAGTGCTTCTGCTTGACATGTGCAGAGTTCTGGAGAGAGATGAAC GTGAAAGAGCGTCTTCAGGCTTTAATGAGTGCGGTCGAGATCTCTGAGCCCTgcaatcccagcatgcatctggAGATCACCGCAGCCATCAGCCGACTCATCCAGTTTATACGCTTATTTCTGTCATTTAATAGGTTCAGTAAATCAGGCTTGTTTATTAAGACTCGCTCGGGGAGTGTTTGTGTCCCTAAGG TGTGGACACATCCCAGAGATCCTGCAGATGCTGACAGTGTTTGTGCGTCTGATGTCTTCTGTGAGCTGGGATATCTGCTCAATCACCAGAACAAGTATCAAGAGGTCTTTAAGTGCTACTCTACAGCGCTGAAAACAGAGCCCGAGTGCAGCTCCGCATTACTGGGTACA CACGAGGCCGTTCAGCGTTTCAAAGACACACCGGAGGAGACGCGTCTCGTGCTTGCTTATGTGGATCTGGCTTTAGTGAGAGATGACGTGGATGCCGCTGTAGTAATGCTGCAAAACATCTTCATCCAAGCCCGAGAGAAGATGGCTCAGATATACCTGGAGAGGAAACACAAGGAGAAGCTTTACATCACATGTTACAA gGAAATAAGTGAGCGGCTTCCAGGACCTCGTACTAGGATCTTGTTGGCTGATGCCTTCATGAagatccattcactgcagagcatccgctga